The region TTATTCTTCAACAGGATTTTAATCGTCTCGGAAACGCGCACGATGTAGTAGAAGTAAAAGACGGATACGGCAGAAACTACCTTATCCCTGAAGGAATTGCGGTTTTGGCAACTGCCGGAAATCTTCGTCATAACGAAGAAATGAAAAAATACGCGGCTAAAAAAGGCGAAAAACTCATAGCGGAAGCGAAAGCTCGCGCAGAAAAGATCAACGGTCAGCAATTCACAATCGCCGTTAAAGTAAAAGACGGCGACGATATTTACGGTTCGGTTTCGGCGCAGGATATTATAGAACACCTTGCGGAAAACAATATCGAAATCGCGCGTTCGGCAGTTCTTTTGTCGGAGAGCATCAAAAAACTCGGCGTTTACGACGTTGCAATCAAAATCTATAGAGATATAGAAGCAACGGTAAAAGTCTGGGTAGTGAAAAAAGAAGAAGAGTAAGAGAAGACGAATATCTCAATTAAAAAAGCCCGCAGAAATGCGGGCTTTTTTTGCGAAAAAAAAGAAAGAAATAAATTATGAATAAAAGCGAAATAATAGAGCTAATAGAGAGTTTGTTTGCGAAAAGAATTGAAATAGGCGAACATTTTGACCAAAAAACAGCAAGAGGAATAGTTGCGGGTTTTCCTCTATTTATAGAAAACGTGAATGATGGACGTAAAATTCGCATTCCCGTATCGGTTGTAGGTGAAATAAGAAGTCCGAGAACATTTGATAAGAGCAATG is a window of Chitinivibrionia bacterium DNA encoding:
- the rplI gene encoding 50S ribosomal protein L9; translation: MKIILQQDFNRLGNAHDVVEVKDGYGRNYLIPEGIAVLATAGNLRHNEEMKKYAAKKGEKLIAEAKARAEKINGQQFTIAVKVKDGDDIYGSVSAQDIIEHLAENNIEIARSAVLLSESIKKLGVYDVAIKIYRDIEATVKVWVVKKEEE